Proteins encoded together in one Musa acuminata AAA Group cultivar baxijiao chromosome BXJ3-6, Cavendish_Baxijiao_AAA, whole genome shotgun sequence window:
- the LOC103990208 gene encoding coronatine-insensitive protein homolog 1b isoform X2: MAHRSLSRVMSFGISDSALEFVLGYVDDPRDREAVSLVCKKWYQIDALSRKHVTIAICYSTSPDRLRRRFPNLESLKLKGKPRAAMFNLIPEDWGGYAGPWVREIAEAFKCLKSLHFRRMIVKDEDITVLVKARGHMLESLKLDKCSGFSTDALLLVARSCRCLRTLLLEESSITENNDKWIHELAVNNSVLETLNFYMTELRVTPQDLELLAKNCRCLVSLKISECDIYDLVGFFHFATALEEFGGGSFNDQLGEVNTYKKIQFPPRLCCVGLIYMGKNEMSILFPFAAALKKLDLQYTLLSTEDHCQLIQRCPNLEVLEVRDVIGDRGLEVVAQTCKKLRRLRIERGDDEQGLEDEQARVSQVGLSTLAQGCLELEYLAVYVSDITNAALECLGTFSKNLCDFRLVLLDREERITDLPLDNGVRALLRGCTKLRRFALYLRPGGLSDVGLGYIGELSSNVRWILMGNVGESDRGMMLFSQGCPQLQKLELRSCCFSERALAMAALQLPSLRYLWVQGYVASPTGRDLLVMARDFWNIEFIPPKGTEVRTGNIESQAQILAYYSLAGKRTDCSESVIPLYPA, from the exons CTTGAGCAGGGTGATGAGTTTCGGGATATCGGACTCGGCGTTGGAGTTCGTGCTGGGGTACGTGGATGATCCCCGGGACCGGGAGGCCGTCTCGCTCGTGTGCAAGAAGTGGTACCAGATCGACGCCCTCTCGCGGAAGCACGTCACCATCGCCATCTGCTACTCCACTAGCCCTGACCGGCTGCGGCGGAGATTCCCCAACCTCGAGTCCCTCAAGCTCAAGGGCAAGCCCCGTGCCGCCATGTTCAACCTCATACCCGAGGACTGGGGCGGCTACGCGGGCCCCTGGGTCAGGGAGATCGCCGAGGCTTTCAAATGCCTCAAGTCGCTGCACTTCCGGCGGATGATCGTCAAGGACGAGGATATCACCGTGCTGGTCAAGGCCAGAGGTCATATGCTCGAGTCGCTCAAGCTCGACAAGTGCTCTGGGTTTTCCACAGATGCCCTCCTCCTCGTTGCGCGTTCCTGCAG ATGTCTTAGAACACTGCTTTTGGAAGAAAGCTCAATTACTGAGAATAATGACAAATGGATTCATGAACTTGCTGTTAATAATTCTGTGCTCGAGACTTTGAATTTTTATATGACCGAACTTAGAGTTACACCACAGGATCTCGAGCTACTTGCTAAGAACTGCAGGTGCTTGGTTTCCTTAAAGATCAGTGAATGTGACATCTATGATTTAGTTGGTTTTTTCCACTTTGCAACGGCATTGGAAGAGTTTGGTGGGGGCTCATTCAATGATCAACTCGGAGAGGTCAATACGTATAAGAAGATCCAGTTTCCTCCCAGGCTGTGCTGCGTAGGTCTCATCTATATGGGGAAGAATGAAATGAGCATATTATTTCCATTTGCTGCAGCACTTAAGAAACTGGACTTGCAGTATACATTGCTCAGCACCGAGGATCATTGCCAGCTGATCCAACGTTGTCCAAATCTAGAAGTTCTCGAG GTGAGGGACGTGATTGGAGATAGAGGATTGGAGGTGGTTGCTCAAACATGTAAGAAACTCCGAAGGCTCAGAATAGAGCGAGGGGACGACGAACAAGGTCTAGAGGATGAACAGGCTCGGGTTTCCCAAGTCGGTCTATCGACTCTAGCTCAGGGATGCCTTGAATTGGAATACCTGGCGGTATATGTCTCTGACATCACAAATGCAGCTCTAGAATGTCTTGGCACTTTCAGcaaaaacctttgtgattttcgtTTAGTTTTACTGGACAGAGAAGAGAGGATAACAGACTTGCCCCTTGACAATGGTGTCCGTGCTCTGCTGAGAGGTTGCACCAAGCTTAGGAGATTTGCTCTTTATCTGAGACCTGGAGGTCTCTCAGATGTTGGTCTTGGTTACATTGGCGAGTTAAGTAGCAATGTTCGGTGGATACTGATGGGTAATGTAGGGGAATCTGACCGTGGAATGATGCTGTTTTCACAAGGATGCCCACAGCTACAAAAGCTGGAACTGAGGAGCTGTTGTTTCAGCGAGCGTGCTTTAGCCATGGCAGCTTTGCAGCTACCTTCTTTGAGATACTTGTGGGTGCAGGGATACGTTGCATCTCCTACCGGGAGAGACCTTTTGGTCATGGCCCGTGATTTCTGGAACATAGAATTTATACCGCCGAAAGGGACCGAAGTCAGGACAGGAAACATAGAGAGTCAGGCTCAAATTCTTGCTTACTACTCCCTTGCTGGAAAACGAACAGACTGCTCGGAGTCAGTAATTCCTTTATATCCAGCCTGA
- the LOC103990208 gene encoding coronatine-insensitive protein homolog 1b isoform X1 has protein sequence MDGSAAPTISPPPGWVGAMAHRSLSRVMSFGISDSALEFVLGYVDDPRDREAVSLVCKKWYQIDALSRKHVTIAICYSTSPDRLRRRFPNLESLKLKGKPRAAMFNLIPEDWGGYAGPWVREIAEAFKCLKSLHFRRMIVKDEDITVLVKARGHMLESLKLDKCSGFSTDALLLVARSCRCLRTLLLEESSITENNDKWIHELAVNNSVLETLNFYMTELRVTPQDLELLAKNCRCLVSLKISECDIYDLVGFFHFATALEEFGGGSFNDQLGEVNTYKKIQFPPRLCCVGLIYMGKNEMSILFPFAAALKKLDLQYTLLSTEDHCQLIQRCPNLEVLEVRDVIGDRGLEVVAQTCKKLRRLRIERGDDEQGLEDEQARVSQVGLSTLAQGCLELEYLAVYVSDITNAALECLGTFSKNLCDFRLVLLDREERITDLPLDNGVRALLRGCTKLRRFALYLRPGGLSDVGLGYIGELSSNVRWILMGNVGESDRGMMLFSQGCPQLQKLELRSCCFSERALAMAALQLPSLRYLWVQGYVASPTGRDLLVMARDFWNIEFIPPKGTEVRTGNIESQAQILAYYSLAGKRTDCSESVIPLYPA, from the exons CTTGAGCAGGGTGATGAGTTTCGGGATATCGGACTCGGCGTTGGAGTTCGTGCTGGGGTACGTGGATGATCCCCGGGACCGGGAGGCCGTCTCGCTCGTGTGCAAGAAGTGGTACCAGATCGACGCCCTCTCGCGGAAGCACGTCACCATCGCCATCTGCTACTCCACTAGCCCTGACCGGCTGCGGCGGAGATTCCCCAACCTCGAGTCCCTCAAGCTCAAGGGCAAGCCCCGTGCCGCCATGTTCAACCTCATACCCGAGGACTGGGGCGGCTACGCGGGCCCCTGGGTCAGGGAGATCGCCGAGGCTTTCAAATGCCTCAAGTCGCTGCACTTCCGGCGGATGATCGTCAAGGACGAGGATATCACCGTGCTGGTCAAGGCCAGAGGTCATATGCTCGAGTCGCTCAAGCTCGACAAGTGCTCTGGGTTTTCCACAGATGCCCTCCTCCTCGTTGCGCGTTCCTGCAG ATGTCTTAGAACACTGCTTTTGGAAGAAAGCTCAATTACTGAGAATAATGACAAATGGATTCATGAACTTGCTGTTAATAATTCTGTGCTCGAGACTTTGAATTTTTATATGACCGAACTTAGAGTTACACCACAGGATCTCGAGCTACTTGCTAAGAACTGCAGGTGCTTGGTTTCCTTAAAGATCAGTGAATGTGACATCTATGATTTAGTTGGTTTTTTCCACTTTGCAACGGCATTGGAAGAGTTTGGTGGGGGCTCATTCAATGATCAACTCGGAGAGGTCAATACGTATAAGAAGATCCAGTTTCCTCCCAGGCTGTGCTGCGTAGGTCTCATCTATATGGGGAAGAATGAAATGAGCATATTATTTCCATTTGCTGCAGCACTTAAGAAACTGGACTTGCAGTATACATTGCTCAGCACCGAGGATCATTGCCAGCTGATCCAACGTTGTCCAAATCTAGAAGTTCTCGAG GTGAGGGACGTGATTGGAGATAGAGGATTGGAGGTGGTTGCTCAAACATGTAAGAAACTCCGAAGGCTCAGAATAGAGCGAGGGGACGACGAACAAGGTCTAGAGGATGAACAGGCTCGGGTTTCCCAAGTCGGTCTATCGACTCTAGCTCAGGGATGCCTTGAATTGGAATACCTGGCGGTATATGTCTCTGACATCACAAATGCAGCTCTAGAATGTCTTGGCACTTTCAGcaaaaacctttgtgattttcgtTTAGTTTTACTGGACAGAGAAGAGAGGATAACAGACTTGCCCCTTGACAATGGTGTCCGTGCTCTGCTGAGAGGTTGCACCAAGCTTAGGAGATTTGCTCTTTATCTGAGACCTGGAGGTCTCTCAGATGTTGGTCTTGGTTACATTGGCGAGTTAAGTAGCAATGTTCGGTGGATACTGATGGGTAATGTAGGGGAATCTGACCGTGGAATGATGCTGTTTTCACAAGGATGCCCACAGCTACAAAAGCTGGAACTGAGGAGCTGTTGTTTCAGCGAGCGTGCTTTAGCCATGGCAGCTTTGCAGCTACCTTCTTTGAGATACTTGTGGGTGCAGGGATACGTTGCATCTCCTACCGGGAGAGACCTTTTGGTCATGGCCCGTGATTTCTGGAACATAGAATTTATACCGCCGAAAGGGACCGAAGTCAGGACAGGAAACATAGAGAGTCAGGCTCAAATTCTTGCTTACTACTCCCTTGCTGGAAAACGAACAGACTGCTCGGAGTCAGTAATTCCTTTATATCCAGCCTGA